In Streptomyces chartreusis NRRL 3882, the following are encoded in one genomic region:
- a CDS encoding PucR family transcriptional regulator has translation MTSEHRGDYEELVDEISELLGAPATLENRDFELIAFGAYDSEGDLDPSALDPVRTRSILTRRSTSAVRAWFEGFGITRATGPVRIPPTPEAGVYRGRICLPVRHRGVVHGYVWLLDDDPGPSERQLSAAMQVTARIGALLADEAQHGADLSRELRAVLTADRDWQRDMAIAELRTALGPRADGLHTVLCVAPWPTADPDDAPSVRTMPGATALCTLPWGTSSQCVAVLVRLRSADVLTPATTAAARLLERAGGPTGPDARGAAKSPARGTSTGMPRGAGTGTAPSGPAGGASRAAGTGTASPAAGLATPRSGLAELGTAWWEASAAARAALAESRLGPVAEWTSIGPFRLLTALPPEVARDPAVHALLFPVHRELARTAEVYLDCAGQAARAAAELGIHRQTLYYRLSRIEKLTGLDLDDGEDRLLLHMALKGARLAHGQDIGPSG, from the coding sequence ATGACGTCGGAACACAGGGGTGACTACGAGGAGCTGGTCGACGAGATCTCGGAGCTGCTCGGGGCGCCCGCGACGCTGGAGAACCGGGACTTCGAGCTGATCGCCTTCGGCGCGTACGACAGTGAGGGTGACCTCGATCCGTCGGCCCTGGACCCGGTGCGCACCCGCTCGATCCTGACCCGCCGCTCGACGTCGGCCGTCCGGGCGTGGTTCGAGGGCTTCGGCATCACCCGTGCGACGGGCCCGGTGCGTATCCCGCCGACGCCGGAGGCCGGGGTGTACCGGGGCCGGATCTGCCTGCCCGTCCGCCACCGGGGCGTGGTCCACGGCTATGTCTGGCTGCTGGACGACGATCCCGGCCCGAGCGAGCGCCAGCTGTCCGCCGCCATGCAGGTCACGGCCCGGATCGGCGCGCTGCTCGCGGACGAGGCCCAGCACGGCGCCGACCTCAGCCGCGAGCTGCGGGCCGTCCTCACGGCCGACCGCGACTGGCAGCGCGACATGGCCATCGCGGAACTCCGCACCGCCCTCGGTCCCCGCGCCGACGGCCTCCACACGGTGCTCTGCGTCGCCCCCTGGCCCACGGCCGACCCCGACGACGCCCCGTCGGTCCGCACGATGCCGGGCGCGACAGCCCTGTGCACCCTGCCGTGGGGGACCTCGTCCCAGTGCGTGGCCGTCCTGGTCCGCCTGCGCTCGGCGGACGTACTGACCCCGGCGACGACAGCGGCGGCCCGCCTGCTGGAACGGGCGGGCGGTCCGACGGGGCCCGACGCCCGGGGCGCGGCAAAGAGCCCCGCACGCGGGACGTCCACGGGCATGCCACGCGGAGCGGGCACCGGCACCGCTCCGTCCGGCCCGGCCGGCGGCGCCTCGCGCGCGGCGGGCACCGGCACCGCCTCCCCCGCCGCCGGTCTCGCGACACCCCGCTCCGGTCTCGCCGAGCTGGGAACCGCCTGGTGGGAGGCCTCGGCGGCGGCGCGGGCCGCCTTGGCCGAGTCCCGGCTGGGGCCCGTCGCCGAGTGGACGTCGATCGGGCCGTTCCGGCTGCTCACCGCGCTGCCGCCGGAGGTGGCCCGCGACCCGGCGGTACACGCCCTGCTCTTCCCCGTCCACCGGGAGCTGGCCCGTACCGCCGAGGTCTACCTCGACTGCGCCGGCCAGGCCGCCCGGGCCGCCGCCGAGCTGGGCATCCACCGTCAGACGCTGTACTACCGCCTGTCCCGGATCGAGAAGCTCACCGGCCTGGACCTGGACGACGGCGAGGACCGCCTGCTCCTGCACATGGCGCTGAAGGGGGCCCGGCTCGCACACGGTCAGGACATCGGGCCGTCCGGGTGA
- a CDS encoding vanadium-dependent haloperoxidase: protein MRNRRAWSATRTVVAGLACGVLALALPGSHASAGAGRPAGAGSGAGQGERDASTVIEWMRTAGATIRAEAHPAPPESLIWDAYVSTAVYNAVVGIEGRYTPYKWDGRAPRTASSAAAAASAAHRVLRHHFPGAAPRLDTALTGTLAEIPDGAAEDEGVAFGKRAADHVIELRRDDGRGASVPFPARPRPGVWRPTPPGHEPFASAWIGRVRPLLLDSPHQFRPGPPPSPRSARYARDLHELAAYGGRTGSHRTPEQTDTARYFAVLDLQGALGDHATRHGFGIAETARLYAAANTAQADAVITAWDAKLHYGTWRPVTAIREADTDGNPATRADRRWEPLLVTPAHPDYLSGHATMGGALMRMLTGVLGTSRVDLYIRSTSTGTSRHYRYAHEYERDVVDARVWGGIHTRTADEVGDATGRRLAAWALRTYFRPVP, encoded by the coding sequence GTGCGGAACCGACGCGCCTGGTCTGCGACGCGAACGGTGGTGGCGGGGCTGGCCTGCGGGGTGCTCGCGCTCGCGCTGCCGGGCAGCCACGCGAGTGCGGGGGCGGGCCGCCCTGCGGGCGCGGGGTCCGGAGCCGGGCAGGGCGAACGGGACGCGTCGACCGTGATCGAGTGGATGCGCACGGCGGGTGCCACCATCCGGGCCGAGGCCCACCCGGCCCCGCCCGAGTCGCTCATCTGGGACGCGTACGTCTCCACCGCCGTCTACAACGCCGTCGTCGGCATCGAGGGCCGCTACACGCCGTACAAGTGGGACGGGCGGGCGCCTCGTACGGCCTCGTCCGCGGCGGCCGCCGCCTCGGCCGCGCACCGGGTGCTGCGCCATCACTTCCCCGGAGCCGCGCCCCGGCTGGACACCGCCCTGACCGGCACTCTCGCGGAGATCCCCGACGGTGCGGCCGAGGACGAGGGCGTCGCGTTCGGGAAGCGCGCCGCCGACCACGTCATCGAACTCCGCCGTGACGACGGCCGGGGCGCGTCCGTACCGTTTCCCGCCCGTCCGCGCCCCGGCGTCTGGCGTCCCACCCCGCCCGGGCACGAGCCCTTCGCCAGTGCCTGGATCGGCCGGGTCCGGCCGCTGCTGCTGGACTCCCCGCACCAGTTCCGCCCCGGCCCGCCACCCTCACCGCGCTCCGCCCGGTACGCGCGGGACCTCCACGAGCTGGCGGCCTACGGAGGCCGGACCGGCTCGCACCGGACCCCCGAACAGACGGACACCGCCCGGTACTTCGCCGTCCTCGACCTGCAAGGGGCCCTGGGCGACCACGCCACCCGGCACGGGTTCGGCATCGCCGAGACGGCACGCCTGTACGCGGCGGCCAACACGGCGCAGGCGGACGCCGTCATCACCGCCTGGGACGCCAAGCTCCACTACGGCACCTGGCGGCCCGTCACCGCCATCCGGGAGGCCGACACCGACGGCAACCCGGCGACCCGGGCGGACCGGCGCTGGGAGCCGCTGCTCGTCACTCCGGCCCATCCCGACTACCTCAGTGGGCACGCCACCATGGGCGGTGCGCTGATGCGCATGCTGACCGGGGTCCTCGGCACCTCCCGCGTCGACCTGTACATCCGCTCGACCTCCACCGGCACGTCCCGCCACTACCGCTACGCCCACGAGTACGAACGGGACGTCGTCGACGCCCGGGTCTGGGGCGGGATCCACACCCGGACGGCCGACGAGGTGGGCGACGCCACCGGCCGGCGACTCGCCGCCTGGGCGCTGCGGACGTACTTCCGACCGGTTCCCTGA
- a CDS encoding ABC transporter substrate-binding protein yields the protein MRVPARLVPLTALSAASALLTGCFSGGQPATDDSGAGGKRIRVAMMLPPRSALSPLSDDAFKLSRWSTAETLVKLNADGDAEPALATEWTQSGRSWTFTLRDGVTFHDGTKLTAETVVNSLTKAAAASPKPRILDGVDLTAKADGDKVTVTTATEDPLVPQRLSSPQLSILAAKAYRGKTVSPVGAGTGPFELTKVNGTSSAALDRYDGYWGKKAKAPGIDVRFVPDGTARAAALRTGEADIVEAVPVSQAAVLDQDLITEVPMPRTNTLYLNTEKGVFKDAALRAAARAAIDAESIVKGVYEGRADVAEGLLGPALPWAAELREPVKRAEAGTPAGKTITIGTFTDRAELPEVAAALQQQLQKAGFKVKLDVREYANIESDALAGRFDAFILSRATVLDSGDPAAYLYSDFASDGSFNISQLADPAVDKALKKAGRTPTGDVRRKAVIAAEAAVLGTDAAVPMLHERVIQGDAAGVTGVAHDPRERELVTADTYVK from the coding sequence GTGCGCGTCCCCGCTCGTCTCGTCCCCCTCACTGCCCTCAGCGCGGCTTCCGCCCTGCTCACCGGCTGCTTCTCCGGTGGGCAGCCGGCCACCGACGACTCCGGGGCAGGGGGCAAGCGCATACGCGTCGCGATGATGCTGCCCCCGCGCTCGGCGCTGTCCCCGCTGTCCGACGACGCCTTCAAGCTGTCACGCTGGTCCACGGCGGAGACCCTGGTGAAGCTGAACGCGGACGGTGACGCCGAGCCGGCCCTGGCCACCGAGTGGACCCAGTCCGGCCGGAGCTGGACCTTCACCCTGCGCGACGGCGTCACCTTCCACGACGGGACGAAGCTCACCGCCGAAACCGTCGTCAACTCCCTGACCAAGGCCGCCGCCGCCTCCCCCAAGCCCCGCATCCTCGACGGCGTGGACCTGACCGCGAAGGCCGACGGCGACAAGGTCACCGTCACCACCGCCACCGAGGACCCCCTGGTCCCACAGCGGCTCAGCTCCCCGCAGCTGTCGATCCTTGCGGCCAAGGCCTACCGGGGCAAGACCGTCAGCCCCGTCGGCGCGGGCACCGGCCCCTTCGAGCTGACGAAGGTCAACGGCACCTCCTCCGCCGCCCTCGACCGCTACGACGGCTACTGGGGGAAGAAGGCCAAGGCCCCCGGCATCGACGTCCGGTTCGTCCCCGACGGCACCGCCCGTGCCGCCGCCCTGCGCACCGGCGAGGCCGACATCGTCGAGGCGGTGCCGGTCTCGCAGGCGGCGGTGCTGGACCAGGACCTGATCACCGAGGTGCCCATGCCGCGCACCAACACCCTGTACCTCAACACCGAGAAGGGCGTCTTCAAGGACGCCGCGCTGCGGGCGGCGGCCCGTGCGGCGATCGACGCCGAGTCGATCGTGAAGGGCGTGTACGAGGGGCGCGCCGATGTCGCCGAGGGGCTGCTCGGCCCCGCCCTGCCGTGGGCGGCCGAGCTGCGCGAGCCGGTGAAGCGGGCCGAGGCCGGCACCCCGGCCGGCAAGACGATCACCATCGGCACCTTCACCGACCGCGCCGAGTTGCCCGAGGTCGCCGCCGCGCTGCAACAGCAGCTGCAGAAGGCCGGGTTCAAGGTGAAGCTCGACGTCCGCGAGTACGCCAACATCGAGTCCGACGCGCTGGCGGGCCGCTTCGACGCGTTCATCCTCTCCCGCGCCACCGTGCTGGACTCCGGCGACCCGGCCGCCTACCTCTACAGCGACTTCGCCTCCGACGGCTCCTTCAACATCTCCCAGCTCGCGGACCCGGCCGTCGACAAGGCCCTGAAGAAGGCCGGCCGGACGCCGACCGGCGACGTCCGGCGCAAGGCGGTCATCGCCGCCGAGGCAGCCGTACTCGGCACGGACGCGGCCGTGCCCATGCTGCACGAACGCGTGATCCAGGGCGACGCCGCCGGCGTGACCGGTGTCGCCCACGACCCGCGCGAGCGGGAACTGGTCACGGCGGACACCTACGTCAAGTGA
- a CDS encoding ABC transporter permease subunit, producing the protein MRARIRRLADAAALTRLLSLIAVLAAVGLLPWLSGRDPALAVLRARSAEQDPTKEALDSVRRDLGLDAGPLSLLGHWASDLLHGDLGTSWVSGTEVLPSVVSGLQVSLALMGASLGLALLLACTLVAPVLVRGRSSAGAWAAMLVAIPEFLLATVVLLVFGVWLGWLPTSGWAGPENMVLPAVALGVPGGALLGRLVADALPAVLDERWVELWRGAGVSRARIAGAALRRVLPPLVPQFGMVAVGLTGGAVAVETVFAVPGIGRTALGAAKSQDLPLLQGAVLALLALGLVTGALAALARRRLLGPALRDASLALPPARPVRAHPAVPLSLFTVLAVTIGWGLLRDPYAVNTTARLAAPSWAHPLGTDGLGRDVLARLGHGAASTAGTAAAVCLLSLLVALVLGFLPRIAEGAADIANALPPVIVGILVAAAVGPGTGGAALAVALISWPALSAHAAALVQEVRASAFLTAQRAIGASPFWILTRHVLPSVAAPVARHALLRLPGIALALASLGFLGLGAQPPAPEWGLLLDESRAYVERAPWAALAPAVALALLAGLAVSGAALTQGRRGRRATPTPVKMTKEAPVGV; encoded by the coding sequence GTGAGAGCCCGGATACGGCGGTTGGCGGACGCCGCCGCTCTGACCCGCCTGCTCAGTCTGATCGCCGTCCTGGCCGCCGTCGGCCTGCTGCCCTGGCTCTCCGGCCGGGACCCGGCGCTCGCCGTGCTGCGGGCCCGATCCGCCGAGCAGGACCCGACGAAGGAAGCCCTGGACTCCGTACGGCGGGACCTCGGTCTGGACGCCGGGCCCCTGTCCCTGCTCGGCCACTGGGCCTCGGACCTGCTGCACGGCGACCTCGGCACCTCCTGGGTGTCGGGCACCGAGGTCCTGCCCTCGGTGGTCTCCGGGCTCCAGGTGTCACTGGCGCTGATGGGCGCCTCGCTCGGCCTGGCGCTGCTGCTGGCGTGCACCCTGGTCGCGCCGGTGCTGGTGCGGGGCCGGTCCTCGGCCGGGGCCTGGGCCGCGATGCTGGTCGCCATACCCGAGTTCCTGCTGGCCACGGTCGTGCTGCTGGTGTTCGGAGTGTGGCTGGGGTGGCTGCCGACGTCGGGCTGGGCGGGGCCGGAGAACATGGTCCTGCCCGCCGTGGCCCTCGGCGTCCCCGGCGGCGCCCTGCTCGGGCGTCTGGTCGCGGACGCGCTGCCCGCCGTGCTCGACGAGCGGTGGGTGGAGCTGTGGCGGGGCGCCGGGGTGAGCCGGGCGCGGATCGCCGGGGCGGCCCTGCGCCGCGTCCTGCCGCCGCTGGTCCCGCAGTTCGGGATGGTCGCCGTGGGGCTCACCGGAGGCGCGGTCGCCGTGGAGACGGTCTTCGCGGTGCCGGGCATCGGCCGTACCGCGCTCGGCGCGGCCAAGTCACAGGACCTGCCGCTGCTCCAGGGCGCGGTGCTCGCGCTGCTCGCGCTCGGGCTGGTCACGGGCGCGCTGGCGGCGCTCGCCCGGCGGCGGCTGCTGGGCCCGGCCCTGCGGGACGCCTCGCTGGCACTGCCCCCGGCACGGCCGGTGCGCGCACATCCCGCGGTCCCGTTGTCGCTGTTCACCGTCCTCGCCGTCACCATCGGCTGGGGCCTGCTGCGCGACCCGTACGCCGTCAACACCACGGCCCGGCTGGCCGCGCCCTCCTGGGCGCACCCGCTCGGCACCGACGGCCTCGGCCGTGACGTGCTCGCGCGCCTCGGTCACGGCGCCGCCTCCACGGCCGGCACGGCGGCGGCCGTCTGCCTGCTGAGCCTGCTGGTCGCGCTCGTCCTGGGCTTCCTGCCCCGGATCGCGGAGGGCGCCGCGGACATCGCCAACGCCCTGCCCCCGGTGATCGTCGGCATCCTGGTCGCGGCGGCCGTCGGCCCCGGCACCGGCGGCGCGGCCCTCGCGGTCGCGCTGATCTCCTGGCCTGCCCTGTCCGCGCACGCGGCGGCGCTGGTGCAGGAGGTGCGGGCGTCGGCGTTCCTGACCGCCCAACGGGCCATCGGGGCGAGCCCGTTCTGGATCCTCACCCGGCACGTCCTGCCGTCGGTGGCCGCCCCGGTCGCCCGCCACGCCCTGCTGCGCCTGCCGGGCATCGCCCTGGCCCTGGCCTCGCTGGGCTTCCTGGGTCTGGGCGCCCAGCCGCCCGCCCCCGAGTGGGGTCTGCTGCTCGACGAGTCCCGCGCCTATGTGGAGCGCGCCCCTTGGGCCGCCCTCGCCCCGGCGGTGGCGCTGGCCCTGCTCGCGGGCCTCGCGGTGTCGGGCGCGGCACTGACACAGGGCCGGAGGGGACGGCGAGCCACCCCGACTCCGGTCAAGATGACGAAGGAGGCCCCCGTTGGAGTCTGA
- a CDS encoding ABC transporter ATP-binding protein: MESEPLLSVRELRIAFDGVEAVRGLSFDVRPREVLAIVGESGAGKSLTARALLGMLPRGATTSGTISPDLSAHRGRRVSLVPQDALSALSPVHRVGDQLAAAVRSVAGVSRTEARARAVAALDRVGIPDAARKARAYPHEYSGGMRQRAVIAMATINEPDIVVADEPTTALDEERRDQVLRLLAEQREAVGAALVLVTHDMDVVRGHADRVLVMYAGRLTELGAADEVLARPRAPYTAGLLASLPQNAPPGRRLPALRGTPPAPGALPPGCAFAPRCPLAADSCHTAEPEPRQVSGRLVACHRWEELPYPAAELFLKERQPA, encoded by the coding sequence TTGGAGTCTGAGCCGCTGCTGTCGGTGCGCGAGTTGCGGATCGCCTTCGACGGGGTCGAGGCCGTGCGCGGCCTGTCCTTCGACGTCCGGCCTCGCGAAGTGCTGGCGATCGTCGGCGAGTCGGGGGCGGGCAAGTCCCTCACGGCCCGCGCGCTCCTCGGCATGCTGCCGCGCGGCGCGACGACGAGCGGGACGATCAGCCCGGACCTCTCGGCCCACCGGGGCCGGCGCGTCTCCCTCGTCCCGCAGGACGCCCTGTCGGCCCTGTCACCCGTGCACCGGGTGGGTGACCAACTCGCCGCCGCCGTGCGGTCGGTGGCCGGGGTCTCGCGCACCGAGGCCCGGGCCCGGGCGGTCGCGGCCCTGGACCGCGTCGGCATCCCGGACGCGGCACGCAAGGCGCGGGCGTATCCGCACGAGTACTCCGGCGGCATGCGGCAGCGGGCCGTGATCGCCATGGCCACGATCAACGAACCGGACATCGTGGTCGCCGACGAACCCACCACCGCCCTCGACGAGGAGCGCCGCGACCAGGTGCTGCGGCTGCTCGCCGAGCAGCGGGAGGCGGTCGGCGCCGCGCTCGTCCTGGTCACGCACGACATGGACGTCGTGCGGGGCCACGCGGATCGTGTGCTGGTCATGTACGCCGGACGCCTCACCGAACTCGGCGCCGCCGACGAGGTACTGGCCCGCCCCCGCGCCCCCTACACGGCCGGACTGCTGGCATCCCTCCCGCAGAACGCGCCCCCGGGCCGTCGCCTCCCCGCCCTGCGCGGCACCCCGCCCGCCCCGGGCGCCCTTCCGCCGGGCTGCGCCTTCGCCCCGCGCTGCCCGCTCGCGGCGGACTCCTGCCACACGGCGGAACCGGAGCCACGGCAGGTCTCCGGCCGCCTGGTCGCCTGCCACCGCTGGGAGGAACTCCCCTACCCGGCCGCCGAGTTGTTCCTGAAGGAGCGGCAGCCCGCATGA
- a CDS encoding ATP-binding cassette domain-containing protein yields the protein MTEPLLDVRDLVVRYGPVTAVDGVSFALAAGETLALNGPSGCGKSSTALAVLQLPRPAGGEVHFEGRELTALTERELRPLRPRMQPVFQDPYGSLSPRHRIRDAIAEPLKIQGRWHPADGPARVAELLDRVGLDPAYGDRHPHELSGGQCQRAGIARALASEPRLLVLDEPVSSLDPSVRAGVLNLLADLQDDLGLGYLFICHDRAVVRHFADRIVEMREGRVGVTSG from the coding sequence ATGACCGAACCCCTGCTCGACGTCCGCGACCTGGTCGTCCGGTACGGCCCGGTCACCGCCGTGGACGGCGTCTCCTTCGCCCTGGCCGCCGGCGAGACCCTCGCCCTGAACGGCCCGTCCGGCTGCGGCAAGTCGTCCACAGCTCTGGCGGTACTCCAGCTGCCCCGCCCGGCCGGTGGTGAAGTCCACTTCGAGGGACGTGAGTTGACGGCCCTCACCGAACGCGAACTACGCCCGCTGCGGCCCCGTATGCAGCCCGTCTTCCAGGACCCGTACGGCTCGCTGAGTCCCCGCCACCGCATCCGCGACGCCATCGCCGAACCGCTGAAGATCCAGGGCCGCTGGCATCCCGCCGACGGCCCGGCCCGGGTCGCCGAACTCCTCGACCGGGTCGGCCTCGACCCCGCGTACGGCGACCGCCACCCGCACGAGCTCTCCGGCGGCCAGTGCCAGCGCGCCGGCATCGCCCGTGCCCTGGCGTCCGAACCGCGGCTGCTGGTACTCGACGAGCCGGTGTCGTCACTCGACCCTTCGGTACGCGCGGGCGTGCTGAACCTGCTCGCCGACCTCCAGGACGACCTGGGTCTCGGCTACCTGTTCATCTGCCACGACCGGGCGGTCGTACGGCACTTCGCGGACCGGATCGTCGAGATGCGCGAGGGACGCGTCGGCGTCACTTCCGGGTAG
- a CDS encoding TetR/AcrR family transcriptional regulator, translating into MGHREDLLEGAKRCLMAKGFVRTTARDIVKESGTNLASIGYHYGSKDALLARAYVEMVEGMSEAFEGGGELSGEPGSPERFAAVWANIIATMREPGSMWRLSMEIVAMGDQLPEVREHLARAQREGARGIVTLFHGGREEDVPEERVDTLGYFYLTLMMGLMAQWTFDPKSAPEAGQLAEGLRQVIEAATRK; encoded by the coding sequence ATGGGACACCGTGAGGATCTGCTCGAAGGCGCCAAGCGCTGCCTGATGGCGAAGGGGTTCGTGCGCACGACGGCGCGCGACATCGTCAAGGAGTCGGGGACCAATCTGGCGTCGATCGGCTACCACTACGGCTCGAAGGACGCGCTGCTCGCGCGGGCGTACGTCGAGATGGTGGAGGGGATGTCCGAAGCCTTCGAGGGAGGCGGCGAGCTGAGCGGGGAACCGGGGTCGCCGGAGCGGTTCGCCGCGGTGTGGGCGAACATCATCGCCACCATGCGCGAGCCCGGTTCGATGTGGCGGCTCAGCATGGAGATCGTGGCCATGGGCGACCAGCTGCCGGAGGTGCGGGAGCATCTCGCACGGGCCCAGCGGGAGGGGGCGCGCGGCATCGTCACGCTCTTCCACGGCGGGCGCGAGGAGGACGTCCCCGAGGAGCGGGTGGACACCCTCGGGTACTTCTACCTGACCCTGATGATGGGTCTCATGGCGCAGTGGACCTTCGACCCGAAGAGCGCTCCCGAGGCCGGGCAGCTCGCCGAGGGGCTCCGCCAGGTGATCGAGGCCGCTACCCGGAAGTGA